One genomic window of Gallaecimonas sp. GXIMD4217 includes the following:
- a CDS encoding LysR substrate-binding domain-containing protein: protein MPLPITLRQLEIFVAVAKTGQVSLAAETLCLSQSATSQALATLERQLDRQLFDRQGKRLKLSPRGQQLLATAEALLEQAGSLLAGEGGSVLAGQLRLACSTTIGNNLMPGLLASFWRQHPKAGVEMSIHNSRHIQQALLSFEADLGLIEGRCEESALASQIWRHDELVVVAAPSHPLAGEGVLSLAALADQHWILREPGSGTREVFEGALGARVPRLNVRLELSQHDAIKASVRAGVGLSCLSRLVVAEELARRELVALATPGLDLRRSLSLVWHPGRHQGALFHALREHLFQASR from the coding sequence ATGCCTTTGCCCATCACCCTGCGTCAGTTGGAAATCTTCGTGGCCGTCGCCAAGACCGGACAGGTGAGCCTGGCCGCCGAGACGCTCTGCCTGAGTCAGTCCGCCACCAGCCAGGCCCTGGCTACCCTGGAACGACAGCTGGATCGGCAGCTGTTCGACCGCCAGGGCAAGCGCCTCAAGCTCAGCCCCCGTGGCCAGCAGTTGCTGGCCACGGCCGAGGCCCTGCTGGAGCAGGCCGGATCGTTGCTGGCCGGGGAGGGGGGCAGCGTCCTTGCAGGCCAGCTGCGTCTGGCCTGCAGCACCACCATCGGCAACAACCTGATGCCCGGCCTGCTGGCCTCCTTCTGGCGGCAACACCCGAAGGCCGGAGTGGAGATGAGCATCCACAACAGCCGGCACATCCAGCAGGCGCTGCTGTCCTTCGAGGCGGATCTGGGCCTCATCGAGGGCCGATGCGAGGAAAGCGCCCTGGCCAGCCAGATCTGGCGCCATGATGAGTTGGTGGTGGTGGCCGCACCAAGCCATCCCCTGGCCGGAGAAGGGGTGCTGAGCCTGGCGGCCCTGGCGGACCAGCACTGGATCCTGCGCGAGCCCGGCTCGGGGACCAGGGAGGTTTTCGAAGGGGCGCTGGGGGCCAGGGTGCCCAGGCTCAATGTGCGACTGGAGTTGTCACAGCACGACGCCATCAAGGCGTCGGTCAGGGCGGGAGTTGGACTGAGTTGTCTGTCGCGGTTGGTGGTGGCCGAGGAGCTGGCGCGGCGCGAGCTGGTGGCCCTGGCCACGCCGGGTCTGGATCTCAGGCGCAGCCTGAGCCTGGTATGGCACCCGGGACGTCACCAGGGCGCGCTTTTTCACGCCCTGAGGGAACATCTTTTTCAGGCGTCCAGGTGA
- a CDS encoding RDD family protein, with amino-acid sequence MSRRIYMGFWLRLVAVLVDSVLLTLITLPLLLALYGDQLLQVEPAPRELGQLFLGPGHFLISYVLPIVVTVALWRRFAATPGKMAFRATIVDADSGLPPSTRQCLIRYLGYILCSLSLGLGFLWAAFDPRKQGWHDKLANTVVIMPSEQGVEARIGGPLEETHLDA; translated from the coding sequence CTGGTGGATTCGGTGCTGCTGACCCTGATCACCCTGCCGCTGCTGCTGGCCCTGTACGGCGACCAGCTGCTGCAGGTGGAGCCGGCCCCCCGGGAGCTGGGGCAGCTGTTCCTGGGCCCGGGCCACTTCCTGATCAGCTATGTGCTGCCGATCGTCGTCACCGTGGCGCTATGGCGGCGCTTTGCCGCCACCCCGGGCAAGATGGCCTTCCGGGCCACCATCGTCGACGCCGACAGCGGCCTGCCCCCCAGCACCAGGCAGTGCCTGATCCGCTACCTGGGCTACATCCTCTGCAGCCTCAGCCTGGGCCTGGGCTTCCTCTGGGCCGCCTTCGATCCCCGCAAGCAGGGCTGGCACGACAAGCTGGCCAACACCGTGGTGATCATGCCCTCGGAGCAGGGAGTGGAAGCCCGCATCGGCGGCCCCCTCGAAGAGACTCACCTGGACGCCTGA
- a CDS encoding putative sulfate exporter family transporter: MLRGLLWCLGLSLGGWLGSALLAGALSPLVLALVLGLVVGNLRPPAGAEAGLAFAGKRLLRLGVMLLGCQLTWSQLAELGWGPALLDLSVVVLILLAGYWLGTRWLGLDRELVLLTSAGSAICGAAAVLATESTLRARQDNATMAVATVVLFGSLGMLSYPLLYPWLGLDEYHFGIFTGATVHEVAQVVAIGEAVGEQALQQAVLVKLMRVGLLIPFLLLLTALAPRGEGRQGRIALPWFAFGFAAVVAINSLGWVPGQYKPALALTSQACLTMAMAALGLESHWRRLKALGLKPLLLAAVLFGLLLGWGLLAIRLFG, translated from the coding sequence ATGCTGCGAGGCCTGCTGTGGTGTCTTGGGCTCAGCCTGGGCGGCTGGTTGGGAAGTGCTTTGCTGGCCGGGGCCCTCAGCCCACTGGTGCTGGCGCTGGTGCTGGGGCTGGTGGTGGGCAACCTCAGGCCACCGGCCGGGGCAGAGGCCGGCCTGGCCTTCGCGGGTAAGCGCCTGCTGCGCCTTGGCGTGATGCTGCTGGGCTGCCAGCTCACCTGGTCCCAGCTCGCCGAGCTGGGCTGGGGCCCGGCGCTGCTGGATCTGTCGGTGGTGGTGCTGATCCTGCTCGCTGGCTACTGGCTTGGCACCCGCTGGCTGGGGCTCGACCGGGAGCTGGTGTTGTTGACCAGCGCCGGCTCGGCCATCTGCGGTGCCGCCGCCGTGCTCGCCACCGAAAGCACCCTGAGGGCCCGCCAGGACAACGCCACCATGGCGGTGGCGACCGTGGTGCTGTTCGGCAGCCTGGGCATGCTGAGCTATCCCCTGCTCTACCCCTGGCTGGGCCTGGACGAATACCACTTCGGCATCTTCACCGGGGCGACCGTGCATGAGGTGGCCCAGGTGGTGGCCATCGGCGAGGCGGTGGGCGAACAGGCGCTGCAACAGGCGGTGCTGGTGAAGCTGATGCGGGTGGGGCTGCTGATCCCCTTCCTGCTGCTGCTCACGGCCTTGGCCCCCCGGGGGGAAGGCCGCCAGGGTCGGATAGCACTGCCCTGGTTCGCCTTTGGCTTCGCCGCCGTGGTGGCGATCAATTCCCTGGGCTGGGTCCCCGGCCAATACAAACCGGCCCTGGCCCTGACCAGCCAGGCCTGCCTGACCATGGCCATGGCGGCCCTGGGCCTGGAGAGCCACTGGCGCCGCCTCAAGGCGCTTGGCCTGAAGCCGCTGCTGCTGGCGGCGGTGCTGTTCGGCCTACTGCTGGGATGGGGCCTGCTGGCGATCAGACTGTTCGGCTAG